The Niallia alba genome includes a window with the following:
- a CDS encoding GNAT family N-acetyltransferase translates to MRVREFQTGDIPQLVHLMDQLGYPTSLEKLEGRFSKIQSQPNYYTLVAELNNKVVGMVGLCHNLFYEYDSSYVRIVAFIVDHRRKGIGQKLMNEAEKWAIGQEATYIMLNSGNREERKIAHKFYLNMGYKDKSTGFSKPLGKRIIKNGKDLKL, encoded by the coding sequence ATGAGAGTAAGGGAGTTTCAGACAGGAGACATACCTCAATTGGTGCATTTAATGGATCAGCTTGGCTATCCGACTTCTTTAGAAAAGCTAGAGGGTAGATTTAGTAAAATCCAGTCTCAACCTAATTATTATACATTAGTAGCTGAACTGAATAACAAGGTAGTTGGAATGGTGGGACTATGTCATAACTTGTTTTATGAGTATGATAGCTCCTATGTAAGAATTGTCGCTTTTATTGTAGACCATAGACGTAAAGGAATTGGCCAGAAATTAATGAACGAGGCAGAAAAATGGGCGATAGGACAAGAAGCAACTTATATTATGTTGAATAGTGGAAATAGAGAAGAGAGAAAGATAGCCCATAAGTTCTACCTTAATATGGGCTATAAAGACAAAAGTACAGGCTTTTCAAAGCCATTAGGTAAACGAATTATTAAAAATGGAAAAGACCTTAAACTTTAA
- a CDS encoding MazG nucleotide pyrophosphohydrolase domain-containing protein → MNVTEFQQWVKDYYKMRGWSDLDIFIRIGFLAEETGEVARAIRALEIGRDRPDEVVGTLEENKKELTEELGDVLGNLIVIANKYDISLEEIFRSHKEKLAERYSTR, encoded by the coding sequence ATGAACGTAACAGAATTTCAACAGTGGGTAAAGGACTACTACAAAATGAGAGGTTGGTCAGATTTAGATATCTTTATTCGAATTGGTTTTCTGGCTGAAGAAACAGGTGAAGTAGCACGAGCTATTAGGGCTTTAGAAATTGGAAGAGATCGACCAGACGAAGTAGTTGGAACTTTAGAAGAAAATAAGAAAGAATTAACGGAAGAACTAGGAGACGTGTTAGGTAACTTGATTGTTATTGCTAACAAATATGATATTTCATTAGAAGAAATATTCAGATCACATAAAGAGAAGCTTGCAGAACGTTATTCTACTAGATAA
- the tnpC gene encoding IS66 family transposase has protein sequence MSNASSNNKSKDEKLIRLLEEQLAHSNQQNKKLSKKLDQSLKQIESLTQQLQHLTKLLYGSKTEKSKYNTPDGQVSLFEDDPSFTDSEHTEEQSQQTISYTVVRNIQKKKRNDSLRDDVEIEAIHHHPDNTICDCCQHQMVEIGGTVVREEATFIPAKMMKVQHIEHAYECRNCKSDASQSAQIKRGKAPQPPIQRSIASPSVLAKVIYDKFAQYLPLYRQVKEWSRYGLDTNDKNLSNWVIHAAHDWLLPIYERMKELMMFKSVLHVDETYSQIIHRSDGKSGQSNAYNWVYRSVPSQGPLIILFQSSLSRARSVLESFTEGYSGTIICDGYSAYDKIGGITFANCWAHVRRYWLKADSKNGQVGVKYCDELYRLERKFKHLSPSKRRKKRQKYSKPIVDKFLNWIETSPFYGKNALAKAAEYTLNRANGLRAFLNDGRIEIDNNPAENAIRPNVIGRKNWLFSVSEAGAKANAICLSIAETAKSNGIDFYEYIKKLLTDLPNIGIHQNPEILDQYMPWSKMIQATCNRR, from the coding sequence GTGTCGAACGCTTCTTCTAATAACAAAAGTAAAGATGAGAAATTAATTCGACTGCTTGAAGAACAATTAGCTCATTCGAATCAACAAAATAAAAAGTTATCGAAAAAGTTGGATCAATCATTGAAACAGATTGAATCGTTGACGCAACAACTTCAACATTTAACAAAACTCTTATATGGCTCTAAAACAGAAAAATCCAAATACAATACGCCCGACGGGCAAGTGTCCTTATTTGAGGATGACCCGTCTTTTACTGATTCTGAGCACACAGAAGAACAAAGCCAACAGACGATTTCTTATACTGTTGTTCGAAACATCCAGAAGAAAAAGAGAAATGATTCATTGCGAGATGATGTAGAAATAGAAGCGATCCATCATCATCCAGACAATACCATCTGTGACTGTTGTCAACATCAAATGGTTGAAATCGGCGGAACGGTTGTCCGTGAAGAAGCTACATTTATTCCCGCAAAAATGATGAAAGTACAGCATATTGAACATGCCTACGAATGTAGGAACTGCAAAAGTGATGCATCACAATCCGCACAAATTAAGCGTGGAAAAGCACCACAGCCACCGATTCAACGTAGCATCGCAAGCCCTAGCGTGCTTGCGAAAGTCATCTATGATAAATTTGCGCAATACTTACCCCTTTACCGCCAGGTCAAGGAATGGTCACGTTATGGTCTAGATACGAATGATAAAAATCTTTCTAATTGGGTCATACATGCAGCACATGATTGGCTACTACCTATTTATGAACGAATGAAAGAGTTGATGATGTTTAAGTCTGTTCTACATGTCGACGAAACGTATTCCCAAATTATTCATCGTTCTGATGGGAAATCTGGTCAATCCAATGCCTATAACTGGGTATATCGAAGTGTGCCAAGCCAAGGTCCCTTGATTATTCTATTTCAAAGCTCTTTATCACGGGCTCGGTCCGTCCTTGAAAGTTTCACGGAGGGGTATTCCGGTACAATTATTTGTGATGGTTACTCTGCCTATGATAAGATTGGCGGAATTACCTTCGCAAATTGTTGGGCACATGTTCGTCGTTATTGGTTGAAAGCCGACAGTAAGAATGGCCAAGTTGGTGTGAAGTATTGTGATGAATTATATCGACTAGAAAGGAAATTTAAACATTTGTCTCCGAGCAAGCGCAGAAAAAAACGCCAAAAATACTCGAAGCCAATCGTTGACAAATTTCTTAACTGGATTGAAACATCACCATTCTACGGAAAAAATGCCCTCGCAAAGGCAGCTGAATATACGTTGAATCGAGCAAATGGGCTTAGAGCATTCTTGAACGATGGCCGCATTGAGATTGATAATAATCCAGCCGAAAACGCCATCCGCCCCAATGTCATTGGTCGAAAAAATTGGCTCTTTAGTGTTAGTGAAGCCGGTGCAAAAGCGAATGCCATCTGTTTGAGTATCGCAGAAACTGCAAAAAGTAATGGCATTGATTTCTATGAATATATAAAGAAACTTTTGACGGATCTACCGAATATCGGCATCCATCAAAATCCTGAAATTCTAGATCAATACATGCCTTGGTCTAAAATGATTCAAGCAACATGTAATAGAAGATAG
- a CDS encoding DinB family protein, with product MDVRTLLLQQWASCLDKEDWFPPLEKVLENITLEQAIWKPVEGAHSIWELVCHLLFYEKRILLRFLGETANEPKAENNDATYRLPTETFQNWKETKQEYFSVHRELEKILAKSELEDLYSLYIC from the coding sequence ATGGATGTAAGGACACTTTTGTTACAACAATGGGCAAGCTGCTTAGATAAAGAAGACTGGTTTCCACCACTTGAAAAAGTACTAGAGAATATTACTTTGGAACAGGCAATTTGGAAACCAGTTGAAGGGGCACATTCCATTTGGGAATTAGTTTGTCATTTACTTTTCTATGAAAAGAGAATTCTGTTACGCTTTCTAGGTGAAACAGCAAATGAACCAAAGGCAGAAAATAATGACGCTACATATCGATTACCAACTGAGACCTTTCAAAATTGGAAGGAAACAAAACAAGAATACTTTTCTGTTCATCGTGAACTTGAAAAAATACTAGCAAAATCAGAACTAGAAGATTTGTATTCGTTATATATTTGCTGA
- a CDS encoding GNAT family N-acetyltransferase gives MKKLYSVDKASISDINQIIKLRVALLKEVNEIQTEEEENQIIHATKNYLKTEISNHNFVSYIAKNDKEVVSVNGVSFFKRPPYLENLQGVEAYILNMYTLPTYRKQGLAKQLLEKCIEECKNRDVKRIWLHASKDGEPLYKSMGFSFKGRGRGSTSVADTTRKVYGYYW, from the coding sequence ATGAAAAAATTATATAGCGTGGATAAAGCATCAATCTCAGATATCAACCAGATTATTAAATTAAGGGTAGCTTTGCTTAAAGAGGTAAATGAAATTCAAACAGAGGAAGAAGAAAATCAGATCATACATGCTACCAAAAACTATTTAAAAACTGAAATCTCCAATCATAATTTTGTTTCTTACATAGCAAAAAATGATAAGGAAGTTGTAAGTGTAAATGGAGTATCCTTTTTTAAAAGACCTCCGTATTTAGAGAATTTACAAGGTGTAGAAGCTTATATACTTAACATGTATACCTTACCCACTTATAGAAAACAAGGATTGGCTAAACAATTACTTGAGAAATGCATTGAAGAATGTAAGAACAGAGATGTAAAAAGAATTTGGTTACATGCTTCTAAAGATGGTGAACCCTTATACAAAAGTATGGGCTTTAGTTTTAAGGGTAGGGGTAGGGGTAGTACCAGCGTAGCTGACACCACCCGCAAAGTATATGGTTATTATTGGTAA
- a CDS encoding HD domain-containing protein: MKIHDFIYGSFHLEPVLAELIHTQPLQRLKKIHQGGASYLVNPKWNVTRFEHSVGVMLLIKKLGGSIEEQIAGLLHDISHTAFSHVIDFVLDNPEQDFHDQIFEKVIQSSEIPSVLQKHGFNILSILPIEKWSLLEQPLPSLCADRIDYTLRDLSTYNMISLDDACKFVDELRVVDGKICLKTIEAAEWFVKAYYTEVVDFFLHPLNVYGYAILTDILKIAIAKQIIHFDDLLSDDETVWKKLIDSKDPEVLKKMKDISKKVINDERNYDIHQKKKVRIIDPFVLVGNARMKKATELSTKVRELNQYALEKSLKGTFLRVLNT, from the coding sequence ATGAAAATTCATGATTTCATTTATGGATCTTTTCACTTAGAACCAGTCCTAGCAGAATTAATACATACTCAGCCCCTTCAGAGGCTGAAAAAGATTCACCAAGGCGGCGCAAGTTATTTAGTAAATCCAAAGTGGAATGTAACACGATTTGAACATTCTGTAGGTGTCATGCTATTGATTAAAAAATTAGGTGGTTCTATAGAAGAACAAATAGCTGGCTTGCTGCATGATATTTCCCATACAGCTTTTTCTCATGTTATAGATTTCGTTTTAGATAATCCAGAACAGGACTTTCACGACCAAATATTTGAAAAAGTAATTCAATCGTCAGAAATACCTTCTGTTTTACAAAAGCATGGATTTAATATCTTATCTATATTGCCTATTGAGAAATGGTCCTTATTAGAACAACCTCTTCCTTCGCTGTGTGCAGATCGCATCGATTACACGCTTCGTGATTTATCTACCTATAATATGATTTCTTTAGACGATGCTTGTAAATTTGTAGATGAATTAAGAGTGGTTGACGGTAAAATTTGTTTAAAAACAATTGAGGCAGCAGAATGGTTTGTTAAAGCTTACTATACTGAGGTAGTTGACTTCTTTCTTCACCCATTAAATGTATATGGATATGCCATACTAACGGATATATTAAAGATCGCAATAGCCAAGCAGATTATTCATTTTGATGACTTATTATCAGATGATGAAACAGTTTGGAAGAAGTTAATTGACAGTAAAGACCCTGAAGTGCTAAAAAAAATGAAAGATATAAGTAAAAAGGTAATAAATGATGAGAGAAATTACGACATACACCAAAAGAAAAAGGTTCGGATTATCGATCCCTTTGTGCTGGTAGGGAACGCCCGAATGAAGAAAGCAACAGAGCTCTCCACCAAAGTAAGAGAATTAAATCAGTATGCTCTAGAAAAGTCCTTAAAAGGAACATTCCTTAGAGTTCTTAATACTTAG
- a CDS encoding HIT family protein yields the protein MTKKNECLGCKIAKGLVPPGHIIYENEHICCTLDIAPFNEGHLLILPKQHFHDIDEIDIDTQIEINKATVNMIKLIKKVFKPHGVTTCANGGRFNELGHYHLHIIPRYKGDGFTWSEPIDNKSAENYLEKTKDLLINNLSN from the coding sequence ATGACGAAAAAGAATGAATGCTTAGGCTGTAAGATTGCTAAAGGATTGGTCCCTCCTGGACATATTATTTATGAGAACGAACATATTTGTTGTACGTTAGATATCGCTCCTTTTAATGAAGGGCATTTATTAATATTACCAAAGCAACACTTTCACGATATTGATGAGATAGATATAGATACACAAATAGAGATAAATAAAGCTACAGTAAATATGATAAAGCTAATTAAAAAAGTGTTTAAGCCACACGGCGTTACTACCTGTGCAAATGGTGGAAGGTTTAATGAATTGGGCCATTACCACCTTCATATCATTCCTAGATACAAAGGCGACGGTTTTACTTGGAGTGAACCAATTGATAATAAAAGTGCTGAAAACTACCTAGAAAAGACTAAGGATTTGCTAATTAATAATCTTTCAAACTAG
- a CDS encoding LOG family protein yields MKRIAVFCGSSNGASDLYIQGARDLGKELAKRNISLVYGGASVGVMGAVADAVLEAGGHVIGVMPTFLEEREISHKNLSELIVVESMHDRKAKMAELVDGFITLPGGPGTLEEFFEIFTWAQLGLHQKPCGLLNINDYYTPLISLFNHMTEEQFLQEKYRSMALVDTKPQGLLDQFNTYQPPSVKTYITKAQS; encoded by the coding sequence ATGAAAAGAATAGCTGTATTTTGTGGATCAAGTAATGGAGCATCTGACCTTTATATTCAAGGTGCAAGGGATCTAGGAAAAGAACTTGCTAAACGTAATATTTCGCTTGTATATGGTGGAGCAAGTGTTGGAGTAATGGGTGCTGTGGCTGATGCTGTGTTAGAAGCTGGCGGACATGTCATTGGTGTCATGCCTACTTTCCTTGAAGAAAGAGAAATTTCTCATAAAAACCTGTCAGAGCTTATCGTTGTTGAATCTATGCACGACAGAAAAGCCAAGATGGCCGAACTTGTAGATGGATTCATTACATTACCAGGTGGTCCAGGTACATTAGAAGAATTCTTTGAGATTTTCACATGGGCTCAGTTAGGGCTACATCAGAAGCCTTGCGGATTGTTGAATATTAATGATTATTACACACCACTTATTTCTTTATTTAATCACATGACAGAAGAGCAATTTCTACAGGAAAAATATCGTTCTATGGCTCTTGTAGATACAAAACCACAAGGTTTATTAGATCAATTCAATACATATCAACCTCCTTCAGTGAAAACATATATCACAAAAGCTCAAAGCTAA
- a CDS encoding IS1182 family transposase, with protein sequence MFKNYNMNQVVLPLDLEIKLQENDIAFAVHHLVEHIPDEAFAGFLQKTGCPAYHPRMMMKIILCAYTQSVFSGRKIEALLKDSIRMMWLAQGYEPSYRTINRFRVHPEVQVLLRECFVQFRCQLIQENEIDNEAIFIDGTKIEANANKFTFVWRKSIEKYSASLLEKSTQLYDELVEREIIPQIERESSDELSVEELSLITKKLEEKVEELTKEIEASEDADERKQLRSSRKEPKKAYKQFQDFVKRKLKYEKDMEIFNERNSYSKTDHDATFMRMKDDYMKNGQLKAGYNVQIATEGQYTLAYDVFSNPTDTRTLCPFLDAIEHHYFELPNYIVADAGYGSEENYLDVQNRKRTPLITYSMYRKEKKKRVKNDPFQTANWDYHEEDDSFTCPNGNKLTFRYKSHRTDRYGFTRLFNVYECEDCSGCPFRSQCTKAKEGKNRRIHYNEKWEQQKKSIQQLLSEEKTGKIYGKRKIDVEPVFGYLKANLRFTRMSVRGKENVKNELGFAFMAVNVRKYIASSVKCA encoded by the coding sequence ATGTTTAAAAATTATAACATGAATCAAGTGGTTTTGCCTTTAGATTTAGAAATAAAATTACAAGAAAATGATATTGCCTTCGCCGTTCATCATCTCGTTGAACATATTCCAGATGAAGCCTTTGCCGGCTTCTTACAGAAAACGGGGTGTCCTGCTTACCATCCACGCATGATGATGAAAATCATTTTATGTGCCTACACACAGTCAGTTTTTTCAGGAAGAAAAATTGAAGCGCTTCTCAAAGATAGTATACGTATGATGTGGCTAGCTCAAGGTTACGAACCGAGCTATCGGACAATCAATCGATTTCGTGTTCACCCAGAAGTTCAAGTGCTTCTTCGTGAGTGCTTTGTCCAGTTTCGATGTCAACTTATTCAAGAGAACGAGATTGATAATGAAGCAATCTTCATTGATGGAACGAAGATTGAAGCAAATGCCAATAAGTTCACATTTGTCTGGCGCAAATCAATCGAAAAGTATAGTGCGAGCCTCTTGGAGAAATCAACCCAGCTGTATGACGAACTAGTAGAAAGAGAAATTATTCCACAGATCGAACGAGAAAGTTCGGACGAACTTTCTGTTGAAGAATTATCTCTAATCACTAAAAAATTAGAAGAAAAGGTTGAAGAGTTGACAAAAGAAATTGAAGCAAGTGAAGATGCCGATGAACGAAAACAACTGCGATCAAGCAGAAAAGAACCGAAGAAAGCGTATAAGCAATTTCAAGACTTTGTGAAACGTAAGTTAAAGTATGAAAAAGACATGGAGATTTTTAACGAACGGAATAGTTATTCAAAAACAGATCATGATGCCACGTTTATGCGTATGAAGGATGACTACATGAAGAATGGCCAACTGAAGGCGGGGTATAATGTGCAAATTGCGACAGAAGGTCAATATACACTTGCTTACGATGTCTTTTCAAATCCAACGGACACACGAACACTTTGTCCGTTTCTTGACGCAATTGAACATCACTACTTCGAACTCCCAAACTATATTGTCGCAGATGCGGGATATGGAAGTGAAGAGAATTACCTCGATGTGCAGAACAGAAAGCGTACGCCTCTTATCACATATAGTATGTATCGAAAAGAGAAGAAAAAACGCGTTAAGAATGACCCATTTCAGACAGCGAATTGGGATTATCATGAAGAAGATGATTCCTTTACTTGTCCCAACGGGAATAAGTTGACGTTTCGTTACAAATCGCATCGCACAGACCGTTACGGATTTACAAGGTTATTCAATGTGTACGAATGTGAAGACTGTTCAGGTTGTCCTTTTCGTTCACAATGTACGAAGGCGAAGGAAGGAAAGAACCGAAGAATCCATTATAACGAAAAGTGGGAACAACAAAAGAAAAGCATTCAACAGCTGCTTTCAGAAGAAAAAACGGGTAAAATCTACGGAAAACGTAAGATTGACGTAGAACCAGTTTTTGGATATCTGAAGGCTAATTTGCGTTTCACTCGAATGTCCGTAAGAGGCAAAGAGAACGTGAAAAACGAATTAGGGTTTGCGTTCATGGCGGTGAATGTACGAAAGTACATCGCCTCCAGCGTAAAATGTGCATAG
- the tnpB gene encoding IS66 family insertion sequence element accessory protein TnpB (TnpB, as the term is used for proteins encoded by IS66 family insertion elements, is considered an accessory protein, since TnpC, encoded by a neighboring gene, is a DDE family transposase.), whose protein sequence is MKYDYTSVKNIYIICGKTDMRKGIDGLATLIQDSFELDPYGDSIFLFSGWSKDRYKCLYFDGDGFAMLYKRLDSGKLQWPKDENEVRNLSQQELRWLLEGLSIQQPKAIQPSLKGAF, encoded by the coding sequence GTGAAATACGATTATACAAGTGTGAAAAATATCTACATCATTTGCGGAAAGACCGATATGCGAAAAGGCATAGACGGGCTTGCCACACTGATTCAAGATTCTTTCGAACTTGATCCATATGGCGATTCCATTTTCTTATTTTCAGGATGGAGTAAAGATCGCTACAAATGTCTGTATTTTGATGGCGATGGCTTCGCCATGCTTTATAAGCGTTTAGATAGTGGAAAACTTCAATGGCCAAAAGATGAAAATGAAGTACGTAATCTTTCACAACAGGAGCTCCGATGGTTACTTGAAGGGTTATCCATTCAGCAACCAAAAGCCATTCAACCATCACTAAAAGGCGCGTTCTAA
- a CDS encoding LysE family translocator, which translates to MNVLSYIVLGLSLSIPVGPINIEMIKRGIKNGFWHSWAVGLGGMSADIVLMLLIYFGVSTYLTTPMAQLIMWIFGFLILVYLGYESIRDAFKEVTISDEVEKETKSKSFISGFLIAISNPLNIIFWIGIYGSVLTTTLNTIGTGQALLYSSAIFVGIAAWDLTVATSVNFGRKFANQRFLKWLSVIAGLVLIGFGVSFGYRAIKSLLLIMN; encoded by the coding sequence ATGAATGTTTTAAGTTATATTGTTTTAGGCCTTTCACTTTCTATACCAGTCGGACCGATTAATATAGAAATGATAAAGAGAGGAATAAAGAACGGATTCTGGCATTCATGGGCCGTTGGCTTAGGTGGGATGTCAGCTGACATTGTTTTAATGCTTTTAATATATTTTGGTGTATCTACTTATTTGACCACGCCAATGGCTCAATTGATTATGTGGATTTTTGGATTTCTAATATTAGTATACTTAGGATATGAAAGCATAAGGGATGCTTTTAAGGAAGTGACTATTTCCGATGAAGTTGAAAAAGAGACTAAATCGAAATCATTTATATCGGGATTTTTGATCGCTATATCCAATCCGTTAAATATTATTTTTTGGATTGGTATTTATGGCTCAGTTCTTACAACAACTTTAAATACCATAGGTACAGGACAAGCTTTACTTTATAGCAGTGCTATTTTTGTTGGAATTGCTGCTTGGGATTTAACTGTTGCAACATCAGTTAACTTTGGACGGAAATTTGCTAATCAGCGATTTTTAAAATGGTTATCAGTTATTGCTGGCCTAGTTTTAATAGGGTTTGGTGTAAGCTTTGGCTATAGGGCAATTAAAAGTTTACTACTTATTATGAATTAG
- a CDS encoding uridine kinase family protein: MNLFQQLVDSIHRISKKQSTLLLGIDGCGGSGKSTLAEKLKEEFANVTIVHMDDFYLPSNQIINTHPTKKPIGADFDWERLLNDVLKPISQEIEGRYQRYDWEKDDLAEWHVVPIGGIVIIEGVYSTRRELKNKYDFTVWVDCSREIRLARGIQRDGDASRNIWENNWMISEDIYVKEHEPNKRSDFIIPGTGKDRG, encoded by the coding sequence ATGAACCTTTTTCAACAATTAGTCGATTCTATACATAGAATTTCTAAAAAACAATCTACACTTTTATTAGGAATTGATGGCTGTGGGGGTTCTGGAAAAAGTACATTAGCTGAAAAGTTAAAAGAAGAGTTTGCTAATGTGACCATTGTTCATATGGATGATTTTTATCTTCCTTCTAACCAAATTATAAATACTCATCCAACCAAAAAGCCTATTGGTGCAGACTTTGATTGGGAACGTTTATTAAATGATGTGCTAAAGCCAATTAGTCAAGAAATAGAAGGACGATATCAGCGATATGATTGGGAAAAGGATGATTTAGCAGAATGGCATGTAGTGCCTATCGGCGGAATTGTCATCATTGAAGGCGTATATTCAACTCGTAGAGAATTAAAAAATAAATATGATTTTACTGTTTGGGTTGATTGTTCGAGGGAAATAAGGCTAGCTAGGGGAATTCAAAGAGATGGAGATGCTTCTAGGAACATATGGGAAAATAATTGGATGATTTCTGAAGATATCTATGTAAAAGAACATGAACCCAATAAAAGATCAGACTTTATTATACCTGGAACTGGAAAGGATAGAGGATAA
- a CDS encoding recombinase family protein: MKVGYARVSTGIQNLDLQLDALKEHGCEEIFTDKISGAKDKRQGLEEALRFVRSGDTIVVWRLDRLGRNMQHLIKIVNDLNDRGISFHSLQENITMDKASATGQLMFHLFAAFAEFERNLIQERSAAGRAAARARGRLGGRPEKLDKKELEMLKTLVANGTPVTDIAQMWGVSRTTVYRYLEKK; encoded by the coding sequence ATGAAGGTAGGATATGCTCGTGTTTCAACAGGCATTCAAAATCTTGATTTACAATTGGATGCTCTTAAAGAACATGGTTGCGAAGAAATATTTACAGATAAAATTAGTGGCGCCAAAGATAAAAGACAAGGATTGGAAGAAGCCCTTCGATTTGTACGCTCTGGTGATACGATAGTAGTTTGGCGCTTAGATCGATTAGGGAGAAATATGCAGCATTTAATTAAAATTGTGAATGACCTTAATGACCGAGGTATTAGTTTCCACAGCTTGCAGGAAAACATTACGATGGACAAGGCTAGTGCAACAGGGCAGCTTATGTTTCATCTATTTGCGGCCTTTGCTGAGTTCGAACGTAATCTTATTCAAGAACGTTCAGCAGCTGGTCGTGCTGCTGCAAGAGCCAGAGGGCGTTTAGGAGGAAGACCGGAGAAGTTAGATAAAAAGGAATTAGAAATGTTGAAGACATTGGTAGCAAATGGGACACCCGTTACTGATATTGCTCAAATGTGGGGAGTTTCCCGAACAACTGTTTATCGATATTTAGAAAAGAAGTAA
- a CDS encoding GNAT family N-acetyltransferase translates to MVIEKFLSEIPLLETQSLLLRKITLDDVDDIFEFSSDIEVAHHMTWEANRNKEETLNNFVNVVIEGYKRGQSADWAIVHKGSNKVIGTCAFVDWSNQHSKAEVGYVLNKNYWGYGFATEALSELIKFGFECISLNRIEGGCDIDNIGSENVMLKVGMKFEGILRKNEFIKGKFRDTKIFAILKEDFYS, encoded by the coding sequence ATGGTTATAGAAAAGTTTTTGAGTGAAATTCCATTACTAGAAACCCAAAGTCTTTTATTAAGAAAGATAACATTAGATGATGTTGACGATATATTTGAATTCTCTTCTGATATAGAAGTAGCTCATCATATGACTTGGGAAGCTAATAGAAACAAAGAAGAAACGTTGAATAACTTTGTAAATGTAGTTATTGAGGGATATAAGAGGGGACAATCTGCAGATTGGGCAATTGTCCATAAAGGAAGTAACAAGGTTATTGGCACATGTGCTTTTGTAGATTGGTCTAATCAACATAGTAAGGCAGAAGTTGGTTATGTCTTAAACAAGAATTACTGGGGATATGGATTTGCAACTGAAGCTCTTAGCGAATTAATTAAATTTGGCTTTGAATGCATTAGTCTGAACAGAATTGAAGGTGGATGTGATATTGACAATATTGGTTCAGAAAATGTTATGTTGAAGGTAGGAATGAAATTTGAAGGCATTTTAAGAAAAAATGAATTTATTAAAGGTAAATTTCGTGATACAAAAATTTTTGCGATTTTAAAAGAAGATTTTTATTCCTAG